The following proteins are encoded in a genomic region of Nicotiana sylvestris chromosome 4, ASM39365v2, whole genome shotgun sequence:
- the LOC104244623 gene encoding histone H4 has translation MSGRGKGGKGLGKGGAKRHRKVLRDNIQGITKPAIRRLARRGGVKRISGLIYEETRGVLKIFLENVIRDAVTYTEHARRKTVTAMDVVYALKRQGRTLYGFGG, from the coding sequence ATGTCAGGCCGTGGAAAGGGAGGCAAGGGATTAGGAAAGGGAGGAGCGAAACGACACCGTAAGGTATTACGTGACAATATTCAGGGAATTACAAAGCCTGCTATTAGGAGGCTAGCTAGAAGAGGTGGAGTGAAGAGAATTAGCGGATTGATTTACGAAGAGACACGTGGAGTGTTGAAGATCTTTCTGGAAAATGTGATTCGTGATGCTGTGACTTACACTGAGCACGCTAGGAGAAAGACTGTTACTGCTATGGATGTTGTTTATGCGCTTAAGAGACAGGGTAGGACTCTTTATGGATTTGGTGGTTAA